The proteins below are encoded in one region of Helianthus annuus cultivar XRQ/B chromosome 2, HanXRQr2.0-SUNRISE, whole genome shotgun sequence:
- the LOC110924421 gene encoding uncharacterized protein LOC110924421, with product MALSDSSRVGVEPTASDDHHTTLSAYNPHPDSGFFGPSDVNFNPISAVGPSDVDVNTLPAVNPNESCNPVFTTVANRHTFHGFEIQTFDSMFTPGNIGSETANLPDQSLSVDTASTVSRGFYQWDGSFISFGLHSSDSRTFACS from the exons ATGGCTTTGTCTGACTCATCTCGTGTTGGAGTTGAACCTACGGCATCTGATGATCATCATACAACATTGTCTGCATACAATCCACATCCCGATTCTGGTTTTTTTGGCCCATCTGATGTCAATTTCAATCCTATTTCTGCCGTGGGTCCATCTGATGTTGATGTCAATACCTTACCTGCAGTTAATCCAAATGAAAGTTGCAATCCTGTGTTTACAACAGTTGCAAATCGACACACCTTTCATGGGTTTGAAATACAGACGTTTGATTCCATGTTTACACCAGGCAACATAGGCTCTGAGACTGCTAATTTACCTGATCAATCATTATCAGTTGACACTGCATCTACTG tttctCGAGGATTTTATCAATGGGACGGAAGTTTCATCTCTTTTGGACTGCATTCGTCTGACAGCAGGACCTTTGCATGCTCTTGA